The Halostagnicola larsenii XH-48 region AGTGAGATGTGATAGGGACGACAATATTATATGACTGTCAGATAACAGCTGTACTATGTACTGGGCCTCGAAAGAAAGTGGTTCATTGACGCTGATCCACCAGGGTGACGGGCCAGATCTGAGCTGTACGAGTCCGTTTTGGGCGGTAATTGAGACGCTCCCCAAACACTGTGCGATTCCTGCTCCAATCGTCAAACTCGGGGTGTTATCTCGGCATATAGAACCAGCCGCTGACCATTTCGAGGTTGATTTGGGAGGAGTCGATATTGAATCGACTGCAACCGCTGTGGTGCCGCCACAAACGCTGGCGCGAGTTCGGTGGATGCTCTCTAACCACACGGACCATCTGAGCGCCTCTGAGAAAAAGGCCGTCGGTGAGCTATGTACCGTCGCAAAATTGAATCAGCCGCCAGAAATGGGGGAGTCCAAGACCGAGAGAATACGATCTGAACTACGAGCCGACATCGAGGAATCGGCATTTCTCGAGGAGCGATCGAGAAACGTCAAATGCGAACATTGTGGGGCCGAATACGAGTCGGTAGCTGCCTTGAATGGGCATC contains the following coding sequences:
- a CDS encoding C2H2-type zinc finger protein, which produces MYWASKESGSLTLIHQGDGPDLSCTSPFWAVIETLPKHCAIPAPIVKLGVLSRHIEPAADHFEVDLGGVDIESTATAVVPPQTLARVRWMLSNHTDHLSASEKKAVGELCTVAKLNQPPEMGESKTERIRSELRADIEESAFLEERSRNVKCEHCGAEYESVAALNGHLANCDERETAREAKKSATEEAYHCEYCDESFSKKLSLRVHKKRNCDEKQPTEQTAGSTSGQRPAFGKEIRKDSGSERISGRNPFADPDKLKDTGVHQGGN